From Cellulomonas oligotrophica, a single genomic window includes:
- the hrpA gene encoding ATP-dependent RNA helicase HrpA, with product MTTPDPAPETAAPQGARGGARRRAGRRGGRDRARGQGTHRDDARLARAAEARAAVVLPEITYPEQLPVSTRRQEIADALRDHQVVVVAGETGSGKTTQIPKIALELGRGRAGQIGHTQPRRIAARSVAERIADELGVPLGGVVGYQVRFTDESSDSTLVKVMTDGILLAQIQRDPMLRMYDTLIIDEAHERSLNIDFVLGYLTRLLPQRPDLKLVITSATIDSDRFARHFAGPATQEHPDGVPAPVVEVSGRTYPVEIRYQPLSPDDGPDRDMVTGITEAVDELMAEGPGDVLVFLSGEREIRDAEDALRGSLGPRVTDPRHPAAVDVVPLYARLSAAEQRRVFEAHTTRRVILATNVAETSLTVPGVRYVVDPGTARISRYSKATKVQRLPIEPVSQASANQRSGRSGRVAPGVAIRLYSEEDFAGRPEYTEPEILRTSLASVILQMIAVGVVASPDEVVEFPFVDPPDVRSVRDGVALLTELGALEVRGGRTRLTDTGRTLARLPIDPRLARMVVEAGRRGVAREVLVVAAALSIQDPRERPAEQRETADALHRRFADPSSDLLSYLNLWTYLREQQRELSGSAFRRMCRSEHLHFLRVREWQDVVAQLRQMAKDLDIDAKGAPTPASDAVPAAAGHGRDGRRDGGRHTPTGAPTQDAATVDGPAAVQTRWTWDGDAIHRAMLPGLLSQVGMQMVTDVAAGNPPKGRDGKPRKPDARARNEYLGARGARFAIFPGSGLARRPPSWVMAAELVETSRLWARDVARVDPAWVEEAAAHLVRRTYSEPAWSTRQGAAMVTEKVLLFGVPVVVDRRTLLATVDPEQARELFVRHALVQGEWTTHHQFFHENRRLLAEAEGLEARARRRDLVVDDDVLFDFYDERVPADVVSARHFDRWWKDARRTTPDLLTFTRELLVGDDAHAIDESAFPSRWPQGDLAFPLTYQFEPGTEADGVTVHVPLAQLPRVRPEGFDWMVPGLRAELLTATIRALPKPVRVQLVPAPDVARAVDAWMTEHAASWEDTVRAADAAPSFVEVFAQAVRALRDVEVPPDAVDLDRLPPHLRVTFRVIGEQGGRSGGVLDEGKDLLALQRRHAARAQDAVASAVRTAVRAAMEEAMTAGGTSAVPGGTTDGVAGGRRADDGRGAGAAGGGRAARPGPAPRSPGVDLERTGLTTWPDLPGPLPELVEAASAAGGVVRAYPTLVEERVGGAPGVALRVLADAAVAQDAAHRGLRRLLLLDVGLPTARVTTRWTGQQALTLAASPAPSTQALVADVQLASVDRLLRRALAGRPASAVRDAAGYAAVREAVRDALEDDVHRTVGDVVTVLTAWREVEAEVRGTSSVALLATAQDVRAQVGRLVHDGFVAEVGADRLPHVARYLRAARHRLVKAAENPRRDADLAWQVQDVEDQVATVRARLAAGPADPVRAAALEDVRWLVEELRVSLFAQQIGTPVPVSPTRIRKALAAIG from the coding sequence GTGACCACGCCCGACCCCGCCCCCGAGACCGCCGCCCCGCAGGGCGCCCGCGGCGGGGCTCGCCGTCGCGCCGGGCGACGTGGCGGGCGCGACCGGGCGCGGGGCCAGGGCACGCACCGCGACGACGCCCGCCTCGCGCGTGCCGCCGAGGCCCGTGCCGCGGTGGTCCTGCCGGAGATCACCTACCCCGAGCAGCTCCCCGTCTCGACCCGCCGCCAGGAGATCGCCGACGCGCTGCGCGACCACCAGGTCGTCGTCGTCGCCGGTGAGACGGGGTCGGGCAAGACGACGCAGATCCCGAAGATCGCGCTGGAGCTGGGCCGCGGGCGGGCCGGCCAGATCGGCCACACGCAGCCCCGACGGATCGCGGCCCGCTCGGTGGCCGAGCGCATCGCCGACGAGCTGGGCGTCCCCCTCGGCGGGGTCGTCGGCTACCAGGTGCGGTTCACCGACGAGTCGTCCGACTCGACGCTCGTCAAGGTGATGACCGACGGCATCCTGCTGGCGCAGATCCAGCGCGACCCGATGCTGCGGATGTACGACACGCTCATCATCGACGAGGCGCACGAGCGCAGCCTCAACATCGACTTCGTCCTGGGGTACCTGACGCGGCTGCTGCCGCAGCGCCCGGACCTCAAGCTCGTCATCACGTCGGCGACGATCGACTCCGACCGGTTCGCCCGGCACTTCGCCGGGCCGGCCACGCAGGAGCACCCGGACGGCGTGCCCGCGCCCGTCGTCGAGGTCAGCGGCCGCACCTACCCCGTCGAGATCCGCTACCAGCCGCTGAGCCCCGACGACGGCCCGGACCGCGACATGGTCACCGGCATCACCGAGGCCGTCGACGAGCTCATGGCCGAGGGGCCCGGCGACGTGCTGGTGTTCCTGTCCGGGGAGCGCGAGATCCGCGACGCCGAGGACGCGCTGCGCGGCTCGCTCGGCCCGCGCGTGACCGACCCGCGGCACCCGGCCGCCGTGGACGTCGTGCCGCTGTACGCGCGCCTGTCGGCCGCGGAGCAGCGCCGGGTGTTCGAGGCGCACACGACGCGCCGCGTGATCCTCGCGACGAACGTCGCCGAGACGTCGCTGACCGTGCCGGGCGTGCGGTACGTGGTCGACCCGGGGACGGCGCGCATCTCGCGGTACTCCAAGGCGACGAAGGTGCAGCGGCTGCCGATCGAGCCGGTGTCGCAGGCGTCGGCGAACCAGCGTTCGGGCCGGTCGGGGCGTGTCGCGCCCGGCGTCGCGATCCGCCTGTACTCCGAGGAGGACTTCGCGGGCCGCCCCGAGTACACCGAGCCGGAGATCCTGCGCACGTCGCTCGCGTCGGTGATCCTGCAGATGATCGCGGTGGGTGTGGTCGCGTCCCCCGACGAGGTCGTGGAGTTCCCGTTCGTCGACCCGCCGGACGTGCGGTCCGTGCGTGACGGCGTGGCGCTGCTCACCGAGCTCGGCGCCCTCGAGGTGCGCGGCGGTCGCACCCGGCTCACCGACACCGGCCGCACGCTCGCCCGGCTGCCCATCGACCCGCGGCTGGCGCGCATGGTCGTCGAGGCCGGGCGGCGCGGCGTCGCGCGCGAGGTGCTCGTCGTCGCGGCGGCGCTGTCCATCCAGGACCCGCGCGAGCGCCCCGCCGAGCAGCGCGAGACGGCCGACGCCCTGCACCGGCGGTTCGCCGACCCGTCGTCGGACCTGCTGTCGTACCTCAACCTGTGGACGTACCTGCGCGAGCAGCAGCGCGAGCTGTCCGGCTCGGCGTTCCGCCGCATGTGCCGGTCCGAGCACCTGCACTTCCTGCGGGTGCGGGAGTGGCAGGACGTCGTCGCGCAGCTGCGGCAGATGGCCAAGGACCTCGACATCGACGCCAAGGGCGCGCCCACGCCCGCGTCCGACGCGGTCCCGGCCGCCGCGGGCCACGGACGGGACGGGCGGCGCGACGGCGGCCGGCACACCCCCACGGGCGCGCCCACCCAGGACGCCGCCACGGTCGACGGTCCGGCGGCCGTGCAGACCCGGTGGACGTGGGACGGTGACGCGATCCACCGCGCGATGCTCCCCGGCCTGCTCTCGCAGGTCGGCATGCAGATGGTCACGGACGTGGCGGCGGGCAACCCGCCGAAGGGCCGCGACGGCAAGCCGCGCAAGCCCGACGCGCGGGCCCGCAACGAGTACCTCGGTGCGCGCGGGGCACGGTTCGCGATCTTCCCCGGGTCCGGGCTGGCGCGTCGTCCCCCGTCGTGGGTGATGGCGGCCGAGCTCGTCGAGACGTCACGGCTGTGGGCTCGGGACGTCGCGCGGGTCGACCCGGCGTGGGTCGAGGAGGCCGCCGCGCACCTGGTGAGGCGGACCTACTCGGAGCCGGCGTGGTCGACGCGGCAGGGCGCGGCCATGGTGACCGAGAAGGTGCTGCTGTTCGGGGTGCCGGTCGTCGTCGACCGCCGGACGCTGCTGGCCACGGTGGACCCCGAGCAGGCGCGCGAGCTGTTCGTGCGGCACGCCCTGGTGCAGGGCGAGTGGACGACGCACCACCAGTTCTTCCACGAGAACCGGCGCCTGCTCGCCGAGGCGGAGGGCCTGGAGGCGCGGGCCCGGCGTCGCGACCTCGTGGTCGACGACGACGTGCTCTTCGACTTCTACGACGAGCGGGTGCCGGCCGACGTCGTCTCCGCGCGGCACTTCGACCGGTGGTGGAAGGACGCGCGGCGCACGACCCCGGACCTGCTGACGTTCACGCGCGAGCTGCTCGTGGGCGACGACGCGCACGCGATCGACGAGAGCGCGTTCCCGTCGCGGTGGCCGCAGGGCGACCTGGCGTTCCCGCTGACGTACCAGTTCGAGCCCGGGACGGAGGCCGACGGCGTCACGGTGCACGTGCCGCTCGCGCAGCTGCCGCGGGTGCGGCCCGAGGGCTTCGACTGGATGGTCCCGGGTCTGCGCGCCGAGCTGCTCACCGCGACGATCCGCGCGCTGCCCAAGCCGGTGCGCGTGCAGCTCGTCCCCGCACCGGACGTCGCCCGCGCGGTCGACGCGTGGATGACCGAGCACGCCGCGTCCTGGGAGGACACGGTGCGCGCGGCCGACGCGGCGCCGTCGTTCGTGGAGGTGTTCGCCCAGGCGGTGCGCGCGCTGCGGGACGTCGAGGTGCCGCCGGACGCCGTCGACCTCGACCGGCTGCCCCCGCACCTGCGCGTGACGTTCCGGGTGATCGGCGAGCAGGGCGGGCGCTCGGGCGGCGTGCTCGACGAGGGCAAGGACCTCCTGGCGCTGCAGCGCCGGCACGCGGCACGGGCGCAGGACGCGGTCGCGTCGGCCGTGCGCACCGCGGTGCGGGCGGCGATGGAGGAGGCGATGACCGCGGGCGGCACCTCGGCCGTCCCCGGCGGTACGACAGACGGCGTGGCAGGCGGCCGGCGTGCCGACGACGGGCGCGGTGCCGGCGCTGCGGGCGGCGGGCGGGCCGCACGGCCGGGCCCCGCCCCGCGCAGCCCCGGCGTCGACCTGGAGCGGACCGGCCTGACCACGTGGCCCGACCTGCCGGGCCCGCTGCCCGAGCTCGTCGAGGCCGCGTCCGCGGCGGGCGGCGTGGTGCGGGCGTACCCGACGCTCGTCGAGGAGCGCGTGGGCGGTGCGCCGGGCGTCGCGCTGCGGGTGCTGGCCGACGCCGCGGTGGCCCAGGACGCCGCGCACCGGGGCCTGCGCCGGCTCCTGCTGCTCGACGTCGGCCTGCCGACGGCCCGCGTGACCACCCGGTGGACGGGGCAGCAGGCGCTGACGCTGGCCGCGTCGCCGGCGCCGTCCACCCAGGCCCTCGTGGCGGACGTGCAGCTCGCGTCCGTCGACCGGCTGCTGCGACGCGCCCTGGCCGGCCGGCCCGCGAGCGCGGTCCGCGACGCGGCGGGCTATGCGGCGGTGCGGGAGGCCGTGCGGGACGCGCTGGAGGACGACGTGCACCGCACGGTCGGCGACGTCGTGACGGTGCTGACGGCGTGGCGCGAGGTCGAGGCGGAGGTGCGCGGCACGTCGAGCGTGGCGCTGCTGGCGACCGCGCAGGACGTGCGGGCGCAGGTGGGGCGCCTGGTGCACGACGGGTTCGTGGCCGAGGTCGGGGCGGACCGGCTGCCGCACGTCGCGCGCTACCTGCGCGCGGCCCGGCACCGGCTGGTCAAGGCGGCGGAGAACCCGCGCCGCGACGCCGACCTGGCGTGGCAGGTGCAGGACGTGGAGGACCAGGTCGCGACGGTCCGCGCACGCCTGGCCGCGGGGCCGGCGGACCCGGTGCGGGCGGCGGCGCTGGAGGACGTGCGGTGGCTGGTCGAGGAGCTGCGGGTGAGCCTGTTCGCGCAGCAGATCGGCACGCCGGTGCCGGTGTCGCCGACGCGGATCCGCAAGGCGCTGGCGGCGATCGGCTGA
- a CDS encoding aminoacyl-tRNA deacylase — protein sequence MTEQTPADGTERRTEGEARVVAALDATGVAYTRTRHGRVASLAEAAAARGIAPADLLKTIVVRRGDDDFLLVLLPGDRTISWPRLRALLGVSRMSMPDAATALAVTGFERGTITPFGTTRTWPVVVDERAVGRTVSIGGGGHGVGVTLAADDLVRVLGATVADVSEPQA from the coding sequence GTGACCGAGCAGACGCCCGCCGACGGCACCGAGCGGCGCACCGAGGGCGAGGCGCGCGTCGTCGCAGCCCTCGACGCCACCGGCGTCGCGTACACCCGCACCCGCCACGGCCGCGTGGCCTCGCTCGCGGAGGCCGCCGCCGCCCGCGGCATCGCCCCCGCCGACCTGCTCAAGACCATCGTCGTGCGCCGCGGCGACGACGACTTCCTCCTCGTCCTGCTGCCCGGCGACCGCACGATCTCCTGGCCCCGCCTGCGCGCCCTCCTCGGCGTCAGTCGCATGTCCATGCCCGACGCGGCGACCGCGCTCGCGGTGACCGGGTTCGAGCGGGGCACGATCACCCCGTTCGGGACGACGCGGACGTGGCCGGTGGTGGTCGACGAGCGGGCCGTGGGCCGCACCGTGTCGATCGGCGGCGGCGGTCACGGCGTGGGCGTGACGCTCGCGGCGGACGACCTGGTGCGGGTGCTGGGCGCGACCGTCGCGGACGTCTCGGAGCCGCAGGCCTGA
- a CDS encoding sensor histidine kinase has translation MSDTDGVGPSAHDVAARVPVLLGLAYLLGVAAVWLASFGQSTAAWWPASGAAVLAVLAASRRWAWAVGLAIGLVTAASNLVAGRPPDLSAAFGLTVAAESLLVAALVRRHGRFRMESVRDVGAFLGAAGAGALVGGVLGGLAVALLAGGSFWATAPAVVASHGSAIVTIVPLAAPAVRTTAVRARHGVVAQWVALVGVVGLVFGLPSAPPLSFAAMPVLVWGALVHSTRVVAVQLVGVAVAVTTLTALGLGPFAGAENLTDLQRNLVAQGFLVTYAASILLLSATRNEQLLAVEERAARQQLLHGGILDAQVGLVIMQERAGGELRVLQSNARAVELLGGAIPQVDDVGALDAPPRVPDDGDEHVHALRRAVRQAALAPDGESYSDYATSGPDDRQVEVIVTRRVRPSGEWLVTAQLVDVTERHRADLAVRRALSHERRAAERLRAVSRQKDDFVSAVSHELRTPITSIIGFVELLEDEGDLAPGQREHLAVVERNARRLSVLVEDLLALGSRVDRTPVDVDVGALVHRCVEDQLPAAQARGVDLRTGRTDRVHVRFVVEDLERILANLLGNALKFTPAGGQVRVHVRADEQDVRVRVVDTGTGVAPGELARVFDRFYRSPAAVEGSVPGVGLGLALVRELAVRNHATVHLDSDGVSGTTAELVVPLRARRRFPAPAPAGDAVAGGPVAGGPVDDASPDGDPVVADASPVLGADDDGVVRR, from the coding sequence ATGTCGGACACCGACGGGGTCGGCCCGTCCGCGCACGACGTCGCCGCGCGGGTGCCGGTCCTGCTCGGCCTGGCGTACCTGCTGGGCGTCGCGGCGGTGTGGCTGGCGTCGTTCGGGCAGAGCACGGCCGCGTGGTGGCCGGCGTCGGGGGCGGCCGTGCTGGCGGTCCTGGCGGCGTCACGACGGTGGGCATGGGCCGTGGGGCTCGCGATCGGCCTGGTCACCGCGGCGTCGAACCTCGTCGCGGGCCGCCCGCCGGACCTGTCGGCCGCGTTCGGGCTGACCGTGGCCGCGGAGTCCCTGCTCGTCGCGGCGCTCGTGCGCCGGCACGGGCGCTTCCGCATGGAGTCGGTCCGTGACGTCGGGGCGTTCCTCGGCGCGGCCGGGGCCGGTGCCCTCGTCGGGGGCGTCCTCGGCGGGCTCGCGGTCGCGCTCCTGGCCGGCGGCAGCTTCTGGGCGACGGCCCCGGCGGTGGTGGCCAGCCACGGGTCGGCGATCGTCACGATCGTGCCCCTGGCGGCGCCGGCGGTGCGGACCACGGCGGTCCGTGCCCGGCACGGCGTCGTCGCCCAGTGGGTCGCGCTCGTGGGCGTCGTGGGCCTGGTCTTCGGTCTGCCGAGCGCGCCGCCGCTGTCGTTCGCGGCCATGCCCGTGCTCGTCTGGGGGGCGCTGGTGCACTCCACCCGGGTCGTCGCGGTGCAGCTCGTCGGGGTCGCCGTGGCGGTCACGACGCTCACGGCGCTGGGCCTCGGGCCGTTCGCCGGCGCGGAGAACCTCACGGACCTCCAGCGCAACCTCGTCGCGCAGGGGTTCCTCGTGACGTACGCGGCGTCGATCCTGCTGCTGTCCGCCACCCGCAACGAGCAGCTCCTGGCCGTCGAGGAGCGCGCCGCCCGGCAGCAGCTCCTGCACGGAGGGATCCTCGACGCCCAGGTCGGTCTCGTCATCATGCAGGAGCGTGCCGGCGGCGAGCTGCGGGTGCTGCAGAGCAACGCGCGGGCCGTCGAGCTGCTCGGCGGCGCGATCCCCCAGGTCGACGACGTCGGTGCGCTCGACGCGCCGCCCCGGGTGCCGGACGACGGCGACGAGCACGTGCACGCGCTGCGCCGCGCCGTGCGCCAGGCCGCCCTCGCGCCCGACGGCGAGTCCTACAGCGACTACGCGACGTCCGGCCCGGACGACCGCCAGGTCGAGGTCATCGTCACCCGGCGGGTGCGGCCCAGCGGCGAGTGGCTCGTCACCGCCCAGCTCGTCGACGTCACCGAGCGGCACCGCGCCGACCTCGCCGTGCGCCGCGCGCTGAGCCACGAGCGGCGGGCCGCGGAACGTCTGCGCGCGGTCTCGCGGCAGAAGGACGACTTCGTCTCCGCCGTCAGCCACGAGCTGCGCACCCCCATCACGAGCATCATCGGCTTCGTCGAGCTCCTCGAGGACGAAGGGGACCTCGCGCCCGGGCAGCGTGAGCACCTCGCCGTCGTCGAGCGCAACGCCCGCCGGCTGTCCGTGCTGGTCGAGGACCTGCTGGCGCTCGGCTCGCGCGTGGACCGCACGCCCGTCGACGTCGACGTCGGCGCGCTCGTCCACCGGTGCGTCGAGGACCAGCTCCCGGCGGCGCAGGCGCGCGGCGTCGACCTGCGCACGGGCCGGACCGACCGGGTCCACGTGCGCTTCGTCGTCGAGGACCTCGAGCGCATCCTGGCGAACCTGCTGGGCAACGCGCTGAAGTTCACCCCGGCGGGCGGGCAGGTGCGCGTGCACGTGCGGGCGGACGAGCAGGACGTCCGCGTGCGGGTCGTCGACACCGGCACCGGGGTCGCGCCGGGCGAGCTCGCCCGCGTCTTCGACCGCTTCTACCGCAGCCCCGCCGCCGTCGAGGGATCGGTGCCGGGCGTCGGCCTGGGGCTGGCGCTGGTCCGCGAGCTGGCCGTGCGGAACCACGCCACCGTGCACCTGGACTCCGACGGCGTCAGCGGCACCACCGCCGAGCTCGTCGTGCCCCTGCGCGCCCGCCGCCGCTTCCCGGCGCCCGCGCCGGCCGGGGACGCGGTGGCGGGCGGGCCGGTGGCGGGCGGGCCGGTCGACGACGCGTCACCCGACGGCGACCCCGTCGTCGCCGACGCGTCGCCGGTCCTCGGCGCCGACGACGACGGGGTCGTCCGCCGGTGA
- a CDS encoding HEAT repeat domain-containing protein: MTDVALLLLAVGAAAVVVLLVAVLTVRTVGDALGARRRRARAAVLPVLLEVLDGEDVVAPRRRHLRTAMADTAADLTHKLRGSDRERLAVWLTEQGVREAAQRRMRSPWAPHRARAIEAYLAATGGTDPEPVVAMLRDRHPRVRAAAVGSLGGCGAASAVPALVAAVGSRRTRVSPSAVAMAVVHAAPTSAAALAPAWRSSDPAVLAMAVDVVGWLGLLDGRAQVEDLLRTSPDAQVRDRAADALRRLGDPRSVPVLEQALARVPAGDPRAAGLDRALATVRAGAG, translated from the coding sequence GTGACCGACGTCGCGCTCCTCCTGCTGGCCGTGGGGGCAGCCGCCGTCGTCGTGCTGCTGGTCGCCGTGCTCACCGTCCGCACGGTCGGTGACGCGCTGGGTGCCCGGCGCCGCCGCGCACGGGCCGCCGTCCTGCCCGTGCTGCTGGAGGTGCTGGACGGCGAGGACGTCGTCGCACCCCGCCGGCGGCACCTGCGCACCGCGATGGCCGACACCGCCGCCGACCTGACCCACAAGCTGCGCGGCTCCGACCGCGAGCGCCTGGCCGTGTGGCTCACGGAGCAGGGGGTGCGGGAGGCCGCGCAGCGGCGCATGCGCTCGCCGTGGGCGCCGCACCGGGCGCGGGCGATCGAGGCGTACCTGGCGGCGACGGGCGGCACGGACCCGGAGCCGGTGGTGGCGATGCTGCGGGACCGGCACCCGCGGGTGCGGGCGGCGGCGGTGGGCTCGCTCGGCGGGTGCGGGGCCGCGTCGGCGGTGCCGGCGCTCGTCGCCGCGGTCGGGTCGCGCCGGACGCGGGTGTCGCCGAGCGCGGTCGCGATGGCCGTGGTGCACGCGGCGCCGACGAGCGCGGCCGCGCTGGCCCCGGCGTGGCGCTCGTCGGACCCGGCGGTGCTGGCGATGGCCGTCGACGTGGTCGGGTGGCTCGGGCTGCTCGACGGGCGGGCGCAGGTCGAGGACCTGCTGCGCACGTCCCCCGACGCGCAGGTGCGCGACCGTGCCGCGGACGCGCTGCGACGCCTGGGCGACCCCCGCAGCGTGCCGGTGCTGGAGCAGGCGCTCGCCCGGGTCCCGGCGGGCGACCCGCGGGCCGCGGGCCTGGACCGGGCGCTGGCGACGGTGCGCGCGGGTGCCGGGTGA
- a CDS encoding glycosyltransferase family 2 protein translates to MTDVASAVATTLVLVVTVYYAVHNLLLVLLVARAGAAVVEEAQWPHDLTHSMTFANPLTPGVSVLVPAHDEEAGIVASVESLLALRYPRLEVVVVDDGSADRTAELLLDGFAMEPAELPVTSHVAQEGETLGTFRSTRHPHLVLVRKRSVGRRSDAVNAGFRRSTQPLVCMIDADSVLEPDALLHVVQPFVDDHEVVAAGGLVLPSNGAVVERGRVTSLRAPRTWLERTQVLEYLRAFLVGRSGWASANGLMIISGAFGVFRREVVEEIGGLDPDSLAEDADLVVATHHALRGRGTPYRVVFVPEPVCWTEVPTSLAVLRRQRHRWSQGLGELLGKHRGMLGRPRYGVLGVVTMPYFLLFELLGPVLEVVGLVVAVLGLALGWVPPAAVAAFFVASVLLSVAVSLAALLVEESVFRRYPSWRDTLVLAVSAAMEPFWYRPMHSWWRAVGLWRALRRRPATWGVMTRQGFPHP, encoded by the coding sequence GTGACGGACGTCGCGTCGGCCGTCGCGACGACCCTGGTGCTCGTCGTCACCGTGTACTACGCCGTGCACAACCTGCTGCTCGTGCTGCTCGTCGCGCGGGCCGGGGCGGCCGTGGTCGAGGAGGCCCAGTGGCCGCACGACCTGACGCACTCGATGACGTTCGCGAACCCGCTGACGCCGGGGGTGTCGGTCCTGGTGCCGGCGCACGACGAGGAGGCGGGCATCGTGGCGTCCGTGGAGTCGCTGCTGGCGCTGCGGTACCCGCGCCTGGAGGTCGTGGTCGTCGACGACGGCTCGGCCGATCGCACGGCGGAGCTGCTGCTCGACGGCTTCGCGATGGAGCCGGCCGAGCTGCCGGTGACGTCGCACGTGGCGCAGGAGGGCGAGACCCTGGGCACGTTCCGCTCGACCCGGCACCCGCACCTGGTGCTCGTGCGCAAGCGGTCGGTGGGGCGCCGGTCCGACGCGGTGAACGCCGGGTTCCGTCGGTCGACGCAGCCGCTGGTCTGCATGATCGACGCGGACTCGGTGCTGGAGCCCGACGCGCTGCTGCACGTGGTGCAGCCGTTCGTCGACGACCACGAGGTGGTGGCGGCGGGCGGTCTGGTCCTGCCGTCGAACGGTGCCGTGGTCGAGCGGGGACGGGTCACGTCGTTGCGGGCGCCGCGGACGTGGCTGGAGCGCACGCAGGTGCTGGAGTACCTGCGGGCGTTCCTCGTGGGCCGGTCGGGGTGGGCGTCCGCGAACGGGCTGATGATCATCTCGGGCGCCTTCGGGGTGTTCCGGCGCGAGGTCGTCGAGGAGATCGGCGGGCTGGACCCGGACTCCCTGGCGGAGGACGCGGACCTGGTCGTCGCGACGCACCACGCGCTGCGGGGGCGCGGCACGCCGTACCGGGTGGTGTTCGTGCCGGAGCCGGTGTGCTGGACGGAGGTGCCGACGTCGCTGGCGGTGCTGCGCCGGCAGCGGCACCGGTGGTCGCAGGGGCTCGGTGAGCTGCTCGGCAAGCACCGGGGCATGCTCGGGCGGCCCCGGTACGGCGTGCTCGGCGTGGTGACGATGCCGTACTTCCTGCTGTTCGAGCTGCTGGGGCCGGTGCTGGAGGTCGTCGGGCTGGTCGTCGCGGTGCTGGGCCTGGCGCTCGGGTGGGTGCCGCCGGCGGCGGTGGCGGCGTTCTTCGTCGCGTCGGTGCTGCTGTCGGTCGCGGTGTCGCTCGCCGCGCTGCTGGTCGAGGAGTCGGTGTTCCGCCGCTACCCGTCGTGGCGGGACACCCTGGTGCTGGCGGTCAGCGCCGCGATGGAGCCGTTCTGGTACCGGCCGATGCACTCGTGGTGGCGCGCGGTCGGCCTGTGGCGCGCGCTGCGCCGCCGCCCCGCCACCTGGGGCGTCATGACCCGCCAGGGCTTCCCCCATCCCTGA
- a CDS encoding response regulator transcription factor, producing MASIVVVEDDVDIATLVAHKLRGAGHEVSVEHDGQAGLAAVREVRPDVVVLDWMMPRMNGIEVCEAVRADPALAGVRVILLTAKAQEGDLEQAFAVGADDYVQKPFSTRELSARVAAVLARRG from the coding sequence GTGGCGTCGATCGTGGTCGTCGAGGACGACGTGGACATCGCGACCCTCGTCGCGCACAAGCTGCGGGGCGCGGGCCACGAGGTGAGCGTCGAGCACGACGGGCAGGCCGGGCTGGCCGCCGTGCGCGAGGTGCGCCCCGACGTGGTCGTGCTCGACTGGATGATGCCGCGGATGAACGGCATCGAGGTGTGCGAGGCCGTGCGCGCGGACCCCGCCCTGGCAGGCGTGCGGGTCATCCTGCTGACCGCCAAGGCCCAGGAGGGCGACCTGGAGCAGGCGTTCGCCGTCGGCGCCGACGACTACGTGCAGAAGCCGTTCTCGACGCGCGAGCTGTCGGCCCGCGTCGCCGCGGTCCTCGCCCGGCGGGGGTGA